The Anopheles merus strain MAF chromosome 2L, AmerM5.1, whole genome shotgun sequence genome has a segment encoding these proteins:
- the LOC121593063 gene encoding MIP18 family protein galla-2 — MTELENVNPNVYKKSEDRKLTKEDEDEDVVDPFDEREIFDIIRNINDPEHPLTLEELHVLEQSLITVDNEKNIVNILFTPTIPHCSMATLIGLSIRVKLLRALPPRFKVSVEINPGTHASEHAVNKQLTDKERVAAALENTHLMEVINQCIGTPLK, encoded by the exons ATGACCGAGCTGGAGAATGTAAATCCAAATGTGTACAAAAAGAGTGAGGATCGAAAGCTCACGAAagaggacgaggacgaggatgTGGTGGATCCGTTCGATGAGCGGGAAATCTTCG ACATAATCCGCAACATCAACGATCCGGAACATCCTCTCACGCTGGAAGAACTGCACGTCCTGGAGCAGAGTCTCATCACGGTGGATAATGAGAAGAACATCGTCAACATCCTGTTCACACCGACCATCCCACACTGCAGCATGGCAACGCTGATCGGTCTCTCGATACGGGTGAAACTTCTCCGGGCGCTGCCTCCGCGCTTCAAGGTGTCGGTAGAGATCAACCCCGGCACGCACGCATCCGAGCACGCGGTGAACAAGCAGCTGACCGACAAGGAACGTGTGGCGGCCGCACTGGAAAACACGCACCTGATGGAGGTTATCAATCAGTGTATTGGAACGCCGTTGAAATAA
- the LOC121593062 gene encoding uncharacterized protein LOC121593062, translating to MASEWRYRGLSAGPLVLTVLCWVTFQWRLCLAVPEPFFHQPGYYYASNSLIRPAANSYGYYEQPSAFSSPAAAESQNVVVYSGHPNYYGVPGYEDRRSVGSRRNSWNDPYLQWKWNNYYNRYYYPTGSGAAQWKDRHDGAQYYTSKRRQDSPQPVESTPEPTTTRRPRKKKLFVPNVWG from the exons ATGGCGTCCGAGTGGAGATATCGTGGGTTGAGCGCGGGACCGTTAGTGCTTACCGTGCTGTGCTGGGTCACTTTCCAGTGGCGATTGTGTCTAGCAGTGCCGGAACCATTCTTTCATCAACCTGGCTATTACTACGCTTCGAATTCATTGAtacg CCCCGCGGCAAACAGTTACGGTTACTATGAGCAACCGAGTGCCTTCTCTTCGCCAGCTGCTGCCGAGTCACAGAATGTAGTAGTTTACAGTGGCCATCCTAACTATTACGGTGTGCCTGGGTATGAAGATCGTCGGTCGGTGGGATCGAGGAGAAACAGCTGGAACGATCCTTACCTGCAATGGAAGTGGAACAACTACTACAACAGATACTACTATCCTACCGGAAGTGGTGCCGCGCAATGGAAGGATCGGCATGATGGTGCACAATATTACACCAGCAAAAG ACGGCAAGACTCTCCTCAGCCGGTGGAAAGTACACCGGAACCGACCACGACCCGACGTCCAAGGAAGAAAAAGCTATTTGTGCCGAATGTATGGGGCTAG
- the LOC121592388 gene encoding probable serine/threonine-protein kinase fhkB, whose amino-acid sequence MSQKIIISLLVCAVAVPVVVYSAPNRNTAEVAAHRTEEDVLAVTNLPSFTVRPSNELEHNEGYEQENAPSSRTKRAIIFRPLFVYRQQEIKKQKLREMREQQQQQPQRQQSAASAACQQQQQHQQASRKPVRYYAQYYPYQRL is encoded by the exons ATGTCTCAGAAAATTATT ATCAGCCTCTTGGTGTGTGCTGTCGCCGTACCCGTCGTAGTTTACAGTGCACCCAACCGAAACACAGCGGAAGTTGCAGCACATCGGACTGAAGAAGATGTTTTGGCGGTTACGAATCTACCCTCTTTCACTGTGAGACCTTCGAACGAACTCGAGCATAACGAAGGATATGAGCAAGAGAATGCACCTTCATCGCGAACGAAACGAGCCATCATCTTCCGGCCTCTGTTCGTCTATCGACAGCAGGAAATTAAGAAGCAGAAGCTGAGAGAGATGCgtgaacaacagcaacagcaaccacaGAGACAACAGTCAGCGGCCTCTGCCGCttgccaacagcagcagcaacaccaacaaGCATCCAGAAAGCCTGTCCGGTATTATGCACAATACTATCCGTACCAGCGGTTGTAG
- the LOC121593060 gene encoding mitochondrial inner membrane protein OXA1L has protein sequence MLSRACRLVSRNSLHGRVVCVREVAAAPTSAHRARDYHIASGHATAIRLNARFSPVKPITATVLMRNLSTADGDKSALLETIPEPPAIPQAGAPEIADIVAGAEPAFSTLGLGGWTPVGIVQNCMEFLHIGLDLPWWGCIAIGTVCVRTLLFPLVIASQRNAAKMNNYMPQLQVLQMKMTEARQAGNAIDSARYGQEMVLFMKEKNLNPLKNMLVPLAQAPIFISFFMGLREMANTPVESMRDGGLFWFTDLTICDQFYALPIITSLTLFATIELGTDSARMSAANMQTAKYILRALPLFIFPFTINFPGAILCYWACSNFFSLVQVGFLRIPKVRDFFKIDRIVTHKPETLPIKKKGFTDGIKESWTNMKISRELEERARIDEIRFQKAGKGPLVKTFKYDPTAPRTGTSSAVNAKKR, from the exons ATGCTTTCCCGAGCGTGTAGACTTGTGTCTAGGAATTCCTTGCATGGAAGGGTTGTTTGTGTACGG gaagtagcagcagcaccaaccagTGCCCACCGAGCGCGAGATTACCACATTGCCTCGGGACATGCGACAGCCATCCGGCTAAACGCAAGATTCTCCCCCGTCAAACCCATCACGGCTACAGTGTTGATGCGAAATCTCAGCACAGCCGATGGCGACAAAAGTGCGCTGCTGGAAACGATCCCGGAACCGCCCGCGATTCCACAGGCTGGCGCACCGGAGATTGCCGACATTGTGGCCGGTGCCGAGCCCGCCTTTTCCACGCTCGGGCTGGGCGGCTGGACACCGGTCGGCATTGTGCAAAACTGCATGGAATTCCTGCACATCGGGCTCGACCTGCCGTGGTGGGGCTGCATCGCGATCGGTACGGTCTGCGTGCGAACGCTGCTGTTCCCGCTCGTCATTGCGTCGCAGCGCAATGCGGCCAAGATGAACAACTACATGCCACAGCTGCAGGTGCTGCAGATGAAGATGACCGAAGCGCGGCAGGCGGGCAATGCGATCGATTCCGCCCGCTACGGCCAGGAGATGGTGCTGTTCATGAAGGAGAAAAACCTGAACCCGCTCAAGAACATGCTCGTACCGCTGGCCCAGGCGCCGATCTTCATTTCCTTCTTTATGGGTTTGCGCGAGATGGCCAACACGCCGGTCGAGTCGATGCGCGACGGAGGGCTGTTTTGGTTCACGGATTTGACGATCTGCGACCAGTTCTATGCGCTACCGATCATCACCAGCTTGACGCTGTTCGCTACGATCGAGCTCGGTACGGACAGTGCCCGAATGTCGGCCGCCAATATGCAAACGGCCAAGTACATTCTGCGCGCACTGCCGCTGTTCATCTTCCCGTTCACGATCAATTTCCCCGGCGCCATTCTGTGCTACTGGGCGTGCAGTAACTTCTTCTCGCTGGTGCAGGTCGGCTTCCTGCGGATACCGAAGGTGCGCGACTTCTTCAAGATCGATCGTATCGTTACGCACAAACCGGAAACGCTGCCCATCAAGAAGAAGGGCTTTACCGACGGTATTAAGGAAT cCTGGACCAACATGAAAATTAGCCGAGAGTTGGAGGAGCGAGCACGCATCGATGAGATTCGTTTCCAGAAGGCCGGCAAGGGACCGCTGGTGAAAACGTTCAAATACGATCCGACGGCACCTCGAACGGGCACTTCCAGCGCGGTTAATGCGAAAAAGCGGTAA
- the LOC121593061 gene encoding proteasome subunit alpha type-7-1, with protein sequence MSSRYDRAITVFSPDGHLLQVEYAQEAVRKGSTAIGVRGKDVVVLGVEKKSVAKLQEERTVRKICLLDHHVVMAFAGLTADARVLINRAQVQCQSHKLSEEDPVTLEYITRYIAELKQKHTQSNGRRPFGISCLIGGFDYDGVPHLYKTEPSGVYCEWKANATGRSAKTVREFLEEHYSPAAVSTEEGTITLAIRALLEVVQSGQKSLEVAVMRRDEPMKMLDAQTIEEYVKKIELAKEEEAEKKKAKK encoded by the coding sequence ATGTCGTCCCGTTACGATCGCGCCATCACCGTCTTCTCCCCGGACGGCCATCTGCTCCAGGTGGAGTATGCCCAGGAAGCGGTCCGCAAGGGCTCGACCGCAATCGGTGTGCGCGGTAAGGATGTTGTGGTGCTCGGCGTGGAGAAGAAATCGGTCGCCAAACTGCAGGAGGAGCGCACCGTGCGAAAGATCTGCCTGCTGGACCATCACGTCGTGATGGCGTTCGCGGGCCTGACGGCCGACGCGCGCGTCCTGATCAACCGGGCCCAGGTACAGTGCCAGTCCCACAAACTGTCGGAGGAGGATCCGGTCACACTGGAGTACATTACCCGCTACATCGCCGAGCTGAAGCAGAAGCACACGCAAAGCAACGGCCGCCGCCCGTTCGGCATCTCCTGCCTGATCGGTGGCTTCGATTACGACGGTGTGCCGCATCTGTACAAAACCGAACCGTCCGGCGTGTACTGCGAGTGGAAGGCGAACGCTACCGGCCGGTCGGCCAAGACGGTGCGCGAGTTCCTGGAGGAGCACTACTCGCCGGCCGCCGTCAGCACGGAGGAGGGCACGATCACGCTGGCGATCCGGGCACTGCTCGAGGTGGTACAGTCCGGCCAGAAGAGTCTCGAGGTGGCGGTGATGAGACGCGACGAGCCGATGAAGATGCTGGACGCACAAACGATCGAGGAGTACGTGAAAAAGATCGAGTTggcgaaggaggaggaggcggagaagaagaaggcaaAGAAGTGA